TTCTTCACATTATTGTTGACAATAACTATTGATAGCCACTACAAGCAGAGTAAGGactctgtatatatatagttaattcACCACTTGAACTGTTCGcatcttttgataaaaaaaaaaaagaactgttCGCATCTATAtgagatttgtttttattttttggagcTAAAATTAACAGGAATATATTGGAGAAATGAACATTATCATTTTTGAACGGTAAGAGATTTTCCGTATGCGGGATGTTAGGTCGAATTTTAGAAGCATTTATAAGAAGGATAAAAAACGGAATATGGGGAATATGTTGTGAATctaaattatttatcttattttgttaTAGCTAAAAATAAGTAGAAAACCGAcacaaaaagataataaaaataaagaaaggaaaaaaggCAAGGAAGATGGTTGACGATGATGCATGTGTCATATGGGATTGCACTTAATATTGGGAATGAATGAGAATGAGTGAATAACTAACACATGACATGACGATGTTAATGGACACTTATGTTCCGTTGAACTCTCACTTTATgatattcttaaaaaataatgtgtgtttgttttttgCTTGATAAAACATTGAATTGAATGGTGGGTGCACGCATCTTGTTCTCCTTTTGTTGCATTCTTACAGCATCCGCGACACCAATCTTCTAGCGCgagtctttaaaaaaaataaaaattaaataatcggTGGATTCTATCAAAAGCTAAGGATTCAATcattaaaattcttaaataaaaactttttctAAGTATAGGTCTCACGACATATGGCAGCCCGCGATtggttgatatttttttttttaaatctgaaaaagaaaaaaataagaattaaaaaatcaaaaaatcaaaaaacactTTTTCTAAGGATTCCAATGGGGTAtcaccattggagatgctcttgaGCCAACTAGTATAAGTATatctttttatagaaaaaaatattttctctccCGAAAGAGGATGACATtatgttaattaattaaaaccATAGTCTTAACTGATTAATAATTCACTTTGTTATTGAGTAGTGCGTATGTActggatataaaaataatcaaattcgAAAGAACAATATTCCatgatattttcaaatttcGGAGTTTTCCTTTAATAATCTTTatgaatttattataatcatcATGGTAAATTAGTCAATCACAAGAATTTATTCTTTGATGGATTgatattaaaacattattaacgGCGAATGCCTTTATTTCCAAGCATGTGAAAAATGTCATTAAATTACGTAGATTAATTTCGGGAAAGAATATATTTAGGTGGAATCAAAATAAGTAAAGTTTGACGAAAATGGAACAAAAGttagcaaaaaataaaaataaaagaggcATGCTAAAATTTATTTGACATTAGAGAGAAAATGGTAAAAGAGGCATGCGAAgagaataagaaaattaattagtaaaaaatatacaaaaaaaatctgcatctcttcttctgcttcttcttcttatttattAGGACAAGAAGAGATGATATGTTTCTAACTAACCGGAGAAGAATGAATGGAATAAGAAGAAGACATAACTTATAGagtttctctctctcaaaaaagttaaaaaaaaacaatctttctctcACTTCACTTCCTTTGAGAGAGGAACTATTAAGATCAGAGCTTTTACActtcaagattttttttcttcacatCTGAGCTGAGATCTCTCTAGAGAGAAAAATGGGAACTGCTAGTGAGGAAGCAGTCAAGCAATTACGTACTTTAATGGAAGATGGTCTCTGCTTCTTTCGGTTTCTTCATGTTTTGTTCAAATtcctaaatctttttttgttaaagctaatttcattttttttctggtATGGACAGTTGATGATGAATCACTGAGGGAGTCGTATCGGGTTAGTAATTTCACTTGCTTTCTCTTTAGATGCCTCAGGATAATGATTGAACAACTCCAGCATCTTTTGCTTATTGAACCCCATCTTTTGCTTATTGAACCCCCACCAAGATTTGGtattttggggggggggggggggggggggtttgttTAAATGGCAAATCTTGTGTCATGTCGGCAATGATCTGGATCTATATTTTGAATCATGCTTTAAGATGTTTTGCATTTGGTTTATTCAATATTATCCAATGTTGTTAGAAGGATCTGTAGTTGTTGTAGTTAGAAGATCAATACTGGGCTGATCCAGAGTATTCAGTTGGATCTTTACCTACTGGTAGCTTCAGAAAAGACAAATGATTGATAAAAAATGTTGTGTAATGCTTGCAGAACATTCATCAAGGGTATCCCACAGAGACCTTGTTGCGCTTCCTTAAGGCCAGGGACTATAATGTCCACAAATCTCATCAAATGGTTTcaatctctttgttttttttttaatttcttcttGTTATATCAGCCCTTTTTTTGGTCTGGGGGCTTAAACTAACACTTGTTACAGTTGCTCGACTGTTTACAATGGAGGACCCAAAACGAGATTGACAATATACTAAATGTGAGTTTTCTGCTTTTGAATCTAATTTCTGTGACCCTTTCATCTTATCctgtaaattgttttttttttggttctgtaGAAACCAATTGTTCCTGTTGAGCTGTACAGAGGAATCAGAGACTCTCAGCTTGTTGGTCTCTCTGGTTATTCAAAGGAGGTAACAAgtctactactactactagtttgagtttctttcttctttgacTTTTCTAATAAGCATGTTTGTTTCCAACTAATAAGTTTTGTTTGATTAACTTTTAGGGTCTACCTGTCATTGCCATTGGTGTGGGGCTTAGCACATATGACAAAGCCTCAGTAagcatctctctttctcttcattTTAGTCTCAAAATACTTTATATGAAGTTCAAACTCTTGACCATATCCTTCATTCAGGTTCACTACTATATacagtctcacattcaaatgaATGAGTACCGAGATCGTGTAGTACTGGTCAGTCCAAAACTCTACTTtcttttagcttttttttttccttttctactTTTATGATCTTATTAGTTGTGTGATTTACTTTTCTGCAGCCATCTGCTACAAAGAAACAGGGACGACCAATCTGCACCTGTTTGAAAGTTTTGGATATGTCTGGTCTAAAGTTTTCAGCATTAAGTCAAATTAAGGTATTTGATCTAACCTTTGTTCTTTTACTAATTCACATTTGCTTGCTTATGGTTTATCTATAATAATTTGTACTTGTTTGCGTAGTTAATGACTGCTATAACCACAATTGACGATTTAAACTACCCAGAGAAGACGGAGACATATTACATTGTCAATGTCCCCTACATATTCTCGGCTTGCTGGAAAACCATAAAGCCTCTGTTGCAAGAGAGAACcaagaagaagattcaagttCTAAAAGGCTGCGGTAAAGATGAGTTGCTTAAGGTAAGCAGCGATTGAACAAACTCATGTGCCCACCAGCAAGTGTAAATCTTGTGCAACCTAATGCAGGTAATGGACTATGAGTCTCTGCCACATTTCTGTAGAAGGGAAGGGTCTGGATCTGGTAGGCACATCTCAAATGGAACAGTAGACAATTGTTTCTCTTTGGACCACTCATTCCACCAAGAGCTTTACGACTATGTCCATCAACAGGCTCTGGTTAAAGGGTCTA
The window above is part of the Brassica napus cultivar Da-Ae chromosome C3, Da-Ae, whole genome shotgun sequence genome. Proteins encoded here:
- the LOC106392187 gene encoding SEC14 cytosolic factor → MGTASEEAVKQLRTLMEDVDDESLRESYRNIHQGYPTETLLRFLKARDYNVHKSHQMLLDCLQWRTQNEIDNILNKPIVPVELYRGIRDSQLVGLSGYSKEGLPVIAIGVGLSTYDKASVHYYIQSHIQMNEYRDRVVLPSATKKQGRPICTCLKVLDMSGLKFSALSQIKLMTAITTIDDLNYPEKTETYYIVNVPYIFSACWKTIKPLLQERTKKKIQVLKGCGKDELLKVMDYESLPHFCRREGSGSGRHISNGTVDNCFSLDHSFHQELYDYVHQQALVKGSSAPIRHGSVHVKFPEPDTEGTKIFDTLESEFQKLGNDKA